One stretch of Luteimonas galliterrae DNA includes these proteins:
- the glyS gene encoding glycine--tRNA ligase subunit beta, giving the protein MTDMKPLLIELGTEELPVKALPGLAQALFDGAIDGLNKRGIAFDRGEAKPLYTPRRLAVRLPGVAVEQPEQRSEVLGPYLNIALDANGEPTKALQGFAQKAGVDWTALEKTTDAKGERFVHRAVKPGARTRELLPEIVREAIAAMPIPKPMRWGDHDYAFARPVHWLVLLLGKDVVDGEVLGVKADRMSRGHRFLHDKPVWVNDPDEYLDAMRGAKVLADPDERRERIVREVQRAAAKAGGNARIDDDNLEQVNCLVEWPKAILCSFEEEFLAVPQEALIATMEANQKFFPVLGADGKLTENFIGIANIESKDEAEIRKGYERVIRPRFADAKFFFVEDMKQGLASMNEGLKTVTYQAKLGTVADKVARVAALAEAIAGEVGVDPKLARRAAELSKADLQSRLVNEFPELQGIAGRYYAAVEHEPLEVANAIDEAYMPRFAADLIAPSKLGRVIAISERIDTLAGGFFAGLKPTGNKDPFALRRNGLGLAKILISLDQDISLPTYIFYALEQVDAQAKSSKLLEIEVLANKAISAGLGVEMPESWYHSAYETEIDTQMETMRAIYDFVIDRMRAYCIDQGVSTQQFEAVTVLKPLSLLDFDRRTKAVVEFSKLPEAEALAAANKRIRNILRKVEGEIPTVVDPRLFAESAERDLHEAVEQAIADTDDALKRRDYVAVLGRLARLRPQVDAFFDSVMVNVDDAAVRDNRLALLKRLADRLGSVAAIEHLST; this is encoded by the coding sequence ATGACCGACATGAAACCGCTGCTGATCGAACTGGGCACCGAAGAGCTGCCGGTCAAGGCATTGCCCGGCCTGGCGCAGGCCTTGTTCGACGGCGCCATCGACGGCTTGAACAAACGCGGCATCGCCTTCGACCGCGGCGAAGCCAAGCCGCTGTATACGCCGCGCCGCCTCGCGGTGCGCCTGCCGGGCGTCGCCGTCGAACAGCCCGAACAGCGTTCGGAAGTGCTCGGCCCCTATCTCAACATCGCGCTCGATGCGAACGGCGAACCCACCAAGGCCTTGCAGGGTTTCGCCCAGAAGGCCGGCGTGGACTGGACCGCGCTCGAGAAAACCACCGACGCCAAGGGCGAGCGTTTCGTGCACCGCGCGGTCAAGCCCGGCGCGCGCACGCGCGAGTTGCTTCCGGAGATCGTGCGCGAAGCCATCGCCGCGATGCCGATCCCCAAGCCGATGCGCTGGGGCGATCACGACTACGCGTTCGCACGGCCCGTGCATTGGCTGGTGCTGCTGCTGGGCAAGGACGTGGTCGACGGCGAAGTGCTCGGCGTCAAGGCCGATCGCATGAGCCGCGGCCACCGCTTCCTGCACGACAAGCCGGTGTGGGTGAACGATCCGGACGAATACCTGGACGCGATGCGTGGTGCCAAGGTGCTCGCCGACCCCGACGAGCGCCGCGAGCGCATCGTGCGCGAGGTGCAGCGCGCCGCCGCGAAAGCCGGCGGCAACGCGCGCATCGACGACGACAATCTCGAACAGGTGAACTGTCTGGTCGAATGGCCCAAAGCGATCCTGTGCTCGTTCGAGGAAGAATTCCTGGCCGTGCCGCAGGAAGCGCTGATAGCCACGATGGAAGCCAACCAGAAGTTCTTCCCGGTGCTCGGCGCGGACGGCAAGCTCACCGAGAACTTCATCGGCATCGCCAACATCGAATCCAAGGACGAAGCCGAAATCCGCAAAGGCTACGAGCGCGTGATCCGCCCGCGCTTCGCCGACGCCAAATTCTTTTTCGTCGAAGACATGAAGCAGGGCCTGGCGTCGATGAACGAAGGCCTGAAGACCGTCACCTACCAGGCCAAGCTCGGCACCGTCGCGGACAAGGTCGCGCGCGTGGCGGCGCTGGCCGAAGCGATTGCCGGCGAAGTCGGCGTCGATCCAAAACTCGCGCGCCGAGCGGCAGAATTGTCGAAGGCCGACCTGCAGTCGCGCCTGGTGAACGAATTTCCGGAGTTGCAGGGCATCGCCGGACGTTATTACGCCGCCGTCGAGCACGAACCGCTGGAAGTGGCCAATGCGATCGATGAGGCTTATATGCCGCGGTTTGCAGCGGATTTGATCGCCCCATCGAAATTGGGGCGAGTCATTGCAATTTCCGAGCGAATCGACACGCTTGCAGGTGGTTTTTTTGCTGGATTGAAGCCTACTGGAAACAAAGACCCATTTGCATTGCGTCGCAATGGCTTGGGATTGGCGAAAATCCTAATTTCGCTAGATCAAGACATTAGTCTTCCTACCTACATCTTCTATGCACTGGAACAAGTAGATGCCCAAGCGAAATCCAGCAAACTCCTGGAAATTGAAGTCCTTGCAAATAAGGCGATTTCAGCCGGGTTAGGCGTGGAAATGCCCGAGTCCTGGTATCACTCAGCGTATGAAACCGAGATAGATACCCAGATGGAGACCATGCGCGCCATATATGATTTTGTCATTGATCGTATGCGCGCCTACTGCATCGATCAGGGCGTGAGCACACAGCAGTTCGAAGCTGTCACAGTATTGAAGCCACTGTCGCTTCTGGACTTCGATCGGCGCACGAAAGCAGTCGTGGAGTTTTCTAAGCTCCCCGAAGCCGAAGCTCTGGCCGCCGCCAACAAACGCATTCGCAATATCCTGAGGAAAGTCGAAGGTGAAATTCCAACCGTCGTCGATCCCAGACTGTTCGCGGAATCCGCCGAACGCGACCTGCACGAAGCCGTCGAACAGGCTATCGCCGATACCGACGACGCGCTGAAGCGGCGCGACTATGTCGCCGTGCTCGGCCGCCTGGCGCGCCTGCGCCCGCAGGTGGACGCGTTCTTCGACAGCGTGATGGTCAACGTCGACGATGCCGCCGTGCGCGACAACCGCCTCGCGCTGCTCAAGCGGCTTGCAGATCGACTCGGCAGCGTTGCTGCGATCGAACACCTTTCGACCTGA
- the tatA gene encoding Sec-independent protein translocase subunit TatA: MGGLSIWHWVIVLVIVVLVFGTKRLKNVGKDVGEAVKGFKQGMSDEDKTPGQLGDDSKRNEQASETQRNDDNAPR; the protein is encoded by the coding sequence ATGGGTGGTTTAAGCATCTGGCACTGGGTGATCGTGCTCGTGATCGTGGTGCTGGTGTTCGGCACCAAGCGCCTGAAGAACGTCGGCAAGGACGTGGGCGAGGCCGTCAAGGGCTTCAAGCAGGGCATGAGCGACGAGGACAAGACGCCCGGCCAGCTGGGCGACGACTCCAAGCGCAACGAACAGGCCTCCGAAACCCAGCGCAACGACGACAACGCGCCGCGCTGA
- the tatC gene encoding twin-arginine translocase subunit TatC, giving the protein MQSADDDVQGRLLDHLIELRARLLRAVVGLLLVFVALLPFANRLYGWLAQPLLEKLPKGGQLIAIEVASPFFAPLKLAFFVALVGAMPWLLYQVWAFVAPGLYRREKKLAMPLLASALVLFYAGCAFAYFLVLPAVFTFLNKVTPSGVAMMTDINAYLDFVLVIFLAFGASFELPVALVILVLLGWVTPAQLREWRGYAIVGIFVIAAIITPPDVVSQLMLAIPMMLLYEAGILAARLVGTRESADPADAGDG; this is encoded by the coding sequence ATGCAATCCGCTGACGACGACGTGCAGGGCCGCCTGCTCGACCACCTGATCGAACTGCGCGCGCGCCTGCTGCGCGCGGTGGTCGGCCTGCTGCTGGTGTTCGTCGCGTTGCTGCCGTTCGCGAACCGGCTGTACGGCTGGCTGGCGCAGCCGCTGCTGGAGAAATTGCCCAAAGGCGGCCAGCTGATCGCGATCGAAGTGGCCTCGCCGTTCTTCGCGCCGCTGAAGCTGGCGTTCTTCGTGGCGCTGGTCGGCGCGATGCCGTGGCTGCTGTACCAGGTGTGGGCCTTCGTCGCCCCGGGCCTGTATCGGCGCGAGAAGAAGCTGGCCATGCCCTTATTGGCCTCGGCGCTGGTGCTGTTCTACGCCGGCTGCGCGTTCGCGTATTTCCTGGTGCTGCCGGCGGTGTTCACCTTCCTCAACAAGGTGACGCCCAGCGGCGTGGCGATGATGACCGACATCAACGCCTACCTGGATTTCGTGCTGGTGATCTTCCTGGCCTTCGGCGCCAGTTTCGAATTGCCGGTGGCATTGGTGATCCTAGTGCTGCTGGGCTGGGTGACGCCGGCGCAGCTGCGCGAATGGCGCGGCTACGCGATCGTGGGCATCTTCGTGATCGCCGCGATCATCACCCCGCCCGACGTGGTGTCGCAGCTGATGCTGGCGATCCCGATGATGCTGCTGTACGAGGCCGGCATCCTCGCCGCACGCCTGGTCGGGACGCGCGAAAGCGCCGATCCGGCCGATGCGGGCGATGGCTGA
- the glyQ gene encoding glycine--tRNA ligase subunit alpha: MQGPTFQQMIQRLNAYWAEQGCVLIQPLDLEVGAGTFHPATFLRALGPEPWNAAYVQPCRRPTDGRYGDNPNRLQRYYQYQVAMKPNPDNIQELYLGSLVALGIDPLVHDLRFVEDNWESPTLGAWGLGWEVWLNGMEVTQFTYFQQAGGLECRPVLGEITYGLERLCMYLQNVDNVFDIVWTQGPQGTVYYRDVYHQNEVEQSAYNFEHADVPELFHRFDACEKEALKLVELGLPLPAYDQVCKASHSFNLLDARRAISVTERQRYILRVRKLSQAVAEAYYAQREKLGFPGLKKETA; encoded by the coding sequence ATGCAAGGACCTACCTTCCAGCAGATGATCCAGCGCCTGAACGCCTACTGGGCGGAACAGGGCTGCGTGCTGATCCAGCCGCTGGACCTGGAAGTCGGCGCCGGCACCTTCCACCCGGCCACCTTCCTGCGCGCGCTAGGACCGGAACCGTGGAACGCGGCCTATGTGCAGCCCTGCCGCCGCCCCACCGACGGCCGCTACGGCGACAACCCGAACAGGCTGCAGCGCTACTACCAGTACCAGGTGGCGATGAAGCCCAACCCGGACAACATCCAGGAGCTATACCTGGGTTCGCTGGTGGCGCTGGGCATCGACCCGCTGGTGCACGACCTGCGCTTCGTCGAGGACAACTGGGAATCGCCGACGCTCGGCGCCTGGGGCCTGGGCTGGGAAGTGTGGTTGAACGGCATGGAAGTCACCCAGTTCACTTATTTCCAGCAGGCCGGCGGCTTGGAATGCCGGCCGGTGCTGGGCGAGATCACCTACGGCCTCGAGCGGCTGTGCATGTACCTGCAGAACGTCGACAACGTGTTCGACATCGTGTGGACGCAAGGCCCGCAAGGCACGGTGTACTACCGCGACGTCTATCACCAGAACGAAGTCGAGCAGTCCGCGTACAACTTCGAACATGCCGATGTGCCCGAGTTGTTCCACCGTTTCGACGCCTGCGAGAAAGAAGCGCTGAAACTGGTCGAACTGGGCCTGCCGCTGCCGGCCTACGACCAGGTCTGCAAGGCCTCGCACAGCTTCAACCTGCTCGACGCACGCCGCGCGATCAGCGTCACCGAACGCCAGCGCTACATCCTGCGCGTGCGCAAGCTGTCGCAGGCGGTGGCCGAGGCGTATTACGCGCAGCGCGAGAAGCTCGGCTTTCCCGGACTGAAGAAAGAAACCGCTTAA
- a CDS encoding recombination-associated protein RdgC yields MFFRNLTLFRFPASLDLSELDTHLADVRLKPVGPMDLSSRGFVSPFGRDAEALSHRIDDAVWLTVGGEDKLLPAAVVNDLLGKKLAEIEEKEGRKLGGRARKRLKEDLVAELLPRAFVRPTRTDAMLDLEHGLCVVDTPSRKNAETVVSEIRHALGSFPALPLNAEVAPRSVLTGWIAGEKLPDGLSLGDECELKDAAEHGAIVRCQHQELLGDEIAKHLEAGKQVTRLALTLDDHVSFVLGEDLVIRKLKFLDGAVDQLEGTEREDIRAELDARFALMAGELKRLFAVLEPALKLSRAES; encoded by the coding sequence ATGTTCTTCAGAAACCTGACCCTGTTCCGCTTCCCCGCCTCGCTCGATCTTTCCGAGCTCGATACGCACCTGGCCGACGTGCGGCTAAAACCTGTCGGCCCGATGGACCTGTCTTCGCGCGGCTTCGTCTCGCCGTTCGGCCGCGATGCGGAGGCGCTGTCGCATCGCATCGACGATGCGGTCTGGCTGACCGTGGGCGGTGAGGACAAGCTGCTGCCGGCGGCGGTGGTCAACGACCTGCTCGGCAAGAAGCTGGCCGAGATCGAAGAGAAGGAAGGCCGCAAGCTCGGCGGACGCGCGCGCAAGCGGCTGAAGGAGGACCTGGTCGCGGAGCTGCTTCCGCGCGCCTTCGTGCGGCCGACGCGCACCGATGCGATGCTGGATCTCGAGCACGGCCTGTGCGTGGTCGACACGCCTTCGCGCAAGAACGCCGAGACGGTGGTGTCGGAGATTCGCCACGCGCTGGGCAGTTTCCCTGCGTTGCCGTTGAATGCGGAAGTGGCGCCGCGCAGCGTGCTGACCGGCTGGATCGCCGGCGAAAAACTGCCCGACGGGCTGTCGCTGGGCGACGAATGCGAGTTGAAGGACGCCGCCGAGCATGGCGCGATCGTCAGATGCCAGCATCAGGAACTGCTGGGCGACGAAATCGCCAAGCATCTGGAAGCCGGCAAGCAGGTCACGCGGCTGGCGCTTACGCTGGACGACCACGTGTCGTTCGTGCTCGGCGAGGATCTGGTGATCCGCAAGCTGAAGTTCCTGGACGGCGCCGTCGACCAACTCGAAGGCACCGAACGCGAGGACATCCGCGCCGAGCTCGATGCGCGTTTCGCGCTGATGGCCGGCGAGCTGAAGCGGTTGTTCGCGGTGCTGGAGCCGGCGCTGAAGCTGAGCCGCGCCGAGAGCTGA
- a CDS encoding SprT family zinc-dependent metalloprotease: protein MPSLFRLIAPKPRPTRDTLSVLLPDGRNVDITRVRDPRARRLRLSVDERGARLSLPLRASLVSGDRFVAEHSDWLARQIDHFAMDAVPRLVRGETAALPLRGEQVPLRWAEGRYARLSEDEHGLIFALPARGGDAAMRRTLRDFYEAQGRADLGRWLPKYVPGLPRSPSRVTFKVMSSQWGSLSPDGVMVLDLALVLGQPAAFEYVLVHELCHLIHADHSRAFWREVGARFPAWRDQRGYFHAEGRRLKAGLRGLLSA from the coding sequence ATGCCTTCCCTGTTCCGCCTGATCGCGCCCAAGCCCCGGCCCACGCGCGACACGCTGTCGGTGCTGTTGCCCGACGGCCGCAACGTCGACATCACTCGCGTGCGCGATCCGCGCGCACGCCGGCTGCGCCTGTCGGTGGACGAGCGCGGCGCGCGGTTGAGCCTGCCGCTGCGCGCCAGCCTGGTGTCCGGCGACCGCTTCGTCGCCGAACACAGCGACTGGCTGGCGCGGCAGATCGACCATTTCGCGATGGATGCCGTCCCGCGCCTGGTGCGCGGCGAAACCGCGGCGCTGCCGCTGCGCGGCGAACAGGTGCCGTTGCGCTGGGCCGAAGGCCGCTACGCGCGCCTGAGCGAAGACGAACACGGCCTGATCTTCGCGCTGCCCGCGCGCGGCGGCGATGCGGCGATGCGGCGCACGCTGCGCGATTTCTACGAGGCGCAAGGCCGCGCCGATCTGGGACGCTGGCTGCCGAAATACGTACCCGGGCTGCCGCGCTCGCCTTCGCGAGTGACGTTCAAGGTGATGTCGTCGCAGTGGGGCTCGCTGAGTCCGGACGGGGTGATGGTGCTGGACCTGGCCTTGGTGCTGGGCCAACCGGCGGCCTTCGAGTACGTGCTGGTGCACGAGCTCTGCCACCTGATCCATGCCGATCATTCGCGTGCGTTCTGGCGAGAGGTAGGCGCGCGCTTTCCGGCCTGGCGCGACCAGCGCGGCTATTTCCATGCCGAAGGGCGGCGCCTGAAGGCCGGCCTGCGCGGCCTGCTGTCCGCCTGA
- a CDS encoding glutamine amidotransferase, which yields MQEAFASPFLIVETGQPVASMRRHGGFPHWIRVAAGLRADEAVVARVESGDALPRHEGFAGVIVTGSGAMVTERRDWSERSAQWLREAAHAGVPLFGICYGHQLLAHALGGEVGDHPQGREMGTIGLELHPQAGDDPLFAGLPAQFPAQATHLQTVLRAPDGATVLAQSVHDACHAFRWGDNAWGVQFHPEFSAAHMRGYVHARREALAQEGRDWRAMSASVTAAPQARRVLRRFVKHARGGVRGR from the coding sequence GTGCAAGAAGCATTCGCCTCGCCTTTCCTGATCGTGGAAACCGGCCAGCCGGTGGCCTCGATGCGCCGCCACGGCGGCTTCCCGCACTGGATCCGCGTCGCTGCCGGGCTGCGCGCCGACGAAGCGGTGGTGGCCCGGGTCGAGAGCGGCGACGCATTGCCGCGGCACGAGGGTTTCGCCGGCGTCATCGTCACCGGTTCGGGCGCCATGGTCACCGAGCGCCGCGACTGGAGCGAACGCAGCGCGCAATGGCTGCGCGAGGCCGCGCATGCCGGCGTGCCGCTGTTCGGCATCTGCTACGGCCATCAGCTGCTGGCGCATGCGCTGGGCGGCGAGGTCGGCGACCATCCGCAGGGCCGCGAGATGGGCACGATCGGCCTCGAATTGCATCCGCAAGCCGGCGACGATCCGCTGTTCGCGGGTCTGCCTGCGCAGTTCCCGGCGCAGGCCACGCATCTGCAGACGGTTTTGCGCGCGCCCGACGGCGCGACGGTGCTGGCCCAGTCCGTGCACGACGCCTGCCACGCTTTCCGCTGGGGCGACAACGCCTGGGGCGTGCAGTTCCATCCCGAATTCAGCGCCGCGCACATGCGCGGCTACGTGCACGCGCGCCGCGAAGCGCTGGCCCAGGAAGGCCGCGATTGGCGCGCAATGTCGGCCTCGGTGACCGCGGCGCCGCAGGCGCGGCGTGTGCTGCGGCGGTTCGTGAAGCATGCGCGCGGCGGCGTGCGCGGGCGCTGA
- the hemH gene encoding ferrochelatase, whose protein sequence is MPASPSTALLLVNLGTPEAPTARAVRRYLAEFLHDRRVVQLTRWLWCPLLHFAILPLRGPKVARKYAQIWMEGGSPLAVYTQRLAAAVQQRLPQWHVAHAMRYGRPAIAEVLDAFRREGVRRVVVLPLYPQYSTTTTASVADALAKAGAGLQVRMIERYDTDPAWVAAVADSIRAHRAAHGAGKHLLFSFHGLPQRLADRGDPYPQQCEASARAIAAGLGLADGEWSLSYQSRFGRERWLQPATLEALDALAARGVDTVDAVCPGFAVDCLETLEEVAMMLAARYAARGGTLRYIPCLNDALAHADALAALAARAAETDDA, encoded by the coding sequence ATGCCAGCCTCTCCTTCCACCGCCCTGTTGTTGGTCAACCTCGGCACGCCCGAGGCGCCGACCGCGCGCGCGGTGCGCCGCTACCTGGCCGAGTTCCTGCACGACCGCCGCGTAGTGCAGCTGACGCGCTGGCTGTGGTGTCCGCTGCTGCATTTCGCCATCCTGCCGCTGCGCGGACCGAAGGTGGCGCGCAAGTACGCGCAGATCTGGATGGAAGGCGGCTCGCCGCTGGCCGTATACACGCAGCGCCTGGCCGCTGCCGTGCAGCAGCGCCTGCCGCAGTGGCACGTGGCGCATGCGATGCGCTACGGGCGGCCGGCGATCGCCGAGGTGCTGGACGCCTTCCGCCGCGAAGGCGTGCGGCGGGTCGTGGTGCTGCCGCTGTATCCGCAGTATTCCACTACCACCACCGCTTCTGTCGCCGACGCGCTGGCCAAGGCGGGCGCAGGTTTGCAGGTGCGGATGATCGAGCGATACGACACCGATCCCGCCTGGGTCGCCGCCGTCGCCGATTCGATCCGCGCGCATCGCGCCGCGCACGGCGCCGGCAAGCACCTGCTGTTCTCATTCCACGGCTTGCCGCAGCGTTTGGCCGATCGGGGCGATCCGTATCCGCAGCAGTGCGAGGCCAGCGCGCGCGCGATCGCGGCCGGGTTGGGCTTGGCCGACGGCGAGTGGAGCTTGAGCTATCAATCGCGATTCGGCCGCGAGCGCTGGCTGCAGCCCGCCACGCTGGAGGCGCTCGACGCCTTGGCCGCGCGCGGGGTCGACACGGTCGACGCCGTCTGCCCCGGTTTCGCGGTCGACTGCCTGGAGACATTGGAAGAAGTCGCGATGATGCTGGCCGCGCGCTACGCCGCGCGCGGCGGCACGCTGCGCTACATCCCCTGCCTCAACGACGCGCTGGCGCACGCCGATGCGCTCGCGGCGCTGGCCGCGCGCGCGGCGGAGACGGACGATGCATGA
- a CDS encoding RDD family protein: MAEIAGPAGFWRRYAAWSLDAAIVAVPTLLLSANGFPTRLQALQAASATVVNLVAQRLTDALMQGGDLLRLAQRLADEPALRLAIDAMLACLRSLLTPPLLWFALFAAIYWIAFEASPWQATPGKRALRIRITDRDGAAPGWSRAALRHVAGALSWLTLNLGHALAAWTPQKRALHDFVAGTRVLVDEDANAALPAWAKAWIALQIAATLFSAAWLYLHLLGTLRTAVDSALY; the protein is encoded by the coding sequence ATGGCTGAGATCGCCGGGCCGGCCGGCTTCTGGCGACGATACGCGGCGTGGTCGCTGGATGCGGCGATCGTCGCCGTGCCCACGCTGCTGCTGAGCGCGAACGGCTTCCCGACGCGATTGCAGGCACTGCAGGCTGCGTCGGCAACGGTCGTGAATCTGGTCGCGCAACGCCTGACCGATGCTTTGATGCAGGGCGGCGACCTGCTCCGGCTGGCGCAGCGATTGGCCGATGAGCCGGCATTGCGGTTGGCGATCGACGCCATGCTCGCTTGCCTCCGCAGCCTGCTGACGCCGCCGCTACTGTGGTTCGCGTTGTTCGCGGCGATCTACTGGATCGCTTTCGAGGCCTCACCGTGGCAGGCGACGCCGGGCAAACGCGCGTTGCGCATCCGGATCACGGACCGCGACGGCGCAGCGCCGGGCTGGAGTCGCGCCGCGCTGCGCCATGTCGCGGGCGCGCTGTCGTGGCTCACCCTCAATCTGGGCCACGCGCTGGCGGCATGGACGCCGCAGAAGCGCGCCCTGCACGATTTCGTCGCCGGCACGCGCGTGCTCGTCGACGAAGACGCGAACGCAGCCTTGCCGGCATGGGCGAAAGCCTGGATCGCACTGCAGATCGCGGCGACGCTGTTCTCCGCCGCCTGGCTTTACCTGCACCTGCTCGGCACGCTGCGGACGGCGGTAGACAGCGCGCTGTACTGA
- a CDS encoding alpha/beta fold hydrolase, with protein sequence MHDFALQTPAGTLAGLRNGREGAPRVLALHGWLDNAASFVPLAPYLDDVDLVAIDLPGHGRSAHLAPGADYSFAYALHSVLDAADALGWERFALLGHSMGAGIGSLVAAGCPQRIERGVFIEALGALAEVPERTVARMREAVAATRALPGKRLRIFPDIEPAIRARMQANALSEPVARLLVERGVVAVEGGYVWSSDPRLTLPTMTRMTEPQIRDLVQGIECPARAIFADPAQPYLPDALRRERVALMPQGELVVLPGGHHLHMEQPQDVAAAIGDFFHA encoded by the coding sequence ATGCATGACTTCGCCCTGCAGACGCCGGCCGGCACGCTCGCCGGCCTGCGCAACGGCCGCGAAGGTGCGCCGCGGGTGCTGGCGCTGCACGGCTGGCTCGACAATGCGGCCAGCTTCGTGCCGTTGGCGCCCTATCTGGACGATGTCGACCTGGTCGCGATCGACCTGCCCGGCCACGGCCGCTCCGCGCATCTCGCGCCCGGCGCCGATTACTCCTTCGCCTATGCGCTGCACTCGGTGCTCGACGCCGCCGACGCGCTGGGCTGGGAACGCTTCGCCCTGCTCGGCCATTCGATGGGCGCCGGCATCGGCAGCCTGGTCGCGGCGGGTTGCCCGCAGCGGATCGAGCGCGGCGTTTTCATCGAAGCCTTGGGCGCGTTGGCCGAAGTGCCCGAGCGCACCGTCGCGCGCATGCGCGAAGCGGTGGCGGCGACGCGCGCCTTGCCGGGCAAACGCCTGCGCATATTTCCCGACATCGAGCCGGCGATCCGCGCGCGCATGCAGGCCAACGCGCTCAGCGAGCCGGTGGCGCGGTTGCTGGTCGAACGCGGCGTGGTTGCGGTCGAAGGCGGCTACGTCTGGTCGAGCGATCCGCGCCTGACCCTGCCGACGATGACGCGCATGACCGAGCCGCAGATCCGCGACCTGGTGCAGGGCATCGAGTGCCCGGCGCGGGCGATCTTCGCCGATCCCGCGCAGCCCTACCTGCCCGATGCATTGCGCCGCGAACGCGTGGCGTTGATGCCCCAGGGCGAACTGGTCGTGCTGCCGGGCGGACATCACCTGCACATGGAACAGCCGCAGGACGTGGCCGCGGCGATCGGCGATTTTTTCCATGCCTGA
- the tatB gene encoding Sec-independent protein translocase protein TatB — protein sequence MFDIGFSELLIIAVVALIVLGPERLPKAARFAGLWVRRARAQWHSVKDELERDLAAEELKRNLQETQSLMRKADQDLRSESERLRRDFERMPGDGDEPADATPPAPARDDDAIR from the coding sequence ATGTTCGACATCGGTTTCAGCGAGCTGCTGATCATCGCCGTGGTCGCGCTGATCGTGCTCGGCCCCGAACGCCTGCCCAAGGCCGCGCGCTTCGCCGGCTTGTGGGTGCGCCGCGCGCGCGCGCAATGGCATTCGGTGAAGGACGAACTGGAACGCGACCTGGCGGCGGAAGAACTCAAGCGCAACCTGCAGGAGACGCAATCGCTGATGCGCAAGGCCGACCAGGACCTGCGCAGCGAAAGCGAACGGCTGCGGCGCGATTTCGAGCGCATGCCCGGCGACGGCGACGAGCCTGCCGACGCCACCCCTCCCGCTCCGGCCCGCGACGACGATGCAATCCGCTGA
- a CDS encoding lipid-binding SYLF domain-containing protein translates to MTRLSRLLLLIVACLAPVLAFAGNAEEERARNALRVLTDIQAIPESAIPDKLLDEARAIAVIPDTIKAGLVIGGRRGHGVLAVKNPDGTWSNPTFITLTGGSIGFQAGVQSADIVLVFRSDRGLESIVNGKFTLGADAGVAAGPLGRNASTATDGELKAEIWSWSRARGLFAGVALDGAVLSMDDAANQAVYGNGTTPRMIFEGRANNPTAANAIVDFRDGLEEATATARARRGTQGTQTASAATTSAPAAVAPATDTAPTAVPAAGDPQPTPFEPAQAGEVRTEALPESPPPAKP, encoded by the coding sequence ATGACTCGCCTGTCCCGCCTGCTGCTCCTGATCGTCGCCTGCCTGGCGCCCGTCCTCGCCTTCGCCGGCAACGCGGAAGAGGAACGCGCCCGCAATGCGCTGCGCGTGCTGACCGACATCCAGGCGATCCCGGAGTCGGCCATTCCCGACAAGCTGCTCGACGAGGCGCGCGCGATCGCCGTCATTCCGGACACCATCAAGGCCGGACTGGTGATCGGCGGCCGCCGCGGCCACGGCGTGCTGGCGGTGAAGAATCCCGACGGCACCTGGTCCAACCCGACTTTCATCACCCTGACCGGCGGCAGCATCGGCTTCCAGGCCGGCGTGCAGTCGGCCGACATCGTGCTGGTGTTCCGCAGCGACCGCGGCCTGGAATCGATCGTCAACGGCAAGTTCACCCTGGGCGCCGATGCCGGCGTCGCTGCCGGGCCGCTCGGCCGCAACGCATCCACCGCCACCGACGGCGAACTGAAGGCCGAGATCTGGTCCTGGTCGCGCGCCCGCGGCCTGTTCGCCGGCGTGGCGCTGGACGGCGCCGTGCTGTCGATGGACGATGCCGCCAACCAGGCCGTGTACGGCAACGGCACCACGCCGCGGATGATCTTCGAAGGCCGCGCCAACAATCCGACGGCGGCCAACGCCATCGTCGATTTCCGCGACGGCCTGGAAGAGGCCACCGCCACCGCACGCGCGCGCCGCGGCACGCAGGGCACGCAGACCGCCTCGGCCGCGACGACGTCCGCCCCGGCCGCCGTCGCACCGGCCACCGATACCGCTCCGACCGCCGTACCGGCCGCCGGCGACCCGCAACCGACGCCGTTCGAGCCCGCGCAGGCGGGCGAAGTGCGCACCGAAGCCCTGCCCGAATCGCCGCCGCCGGCCAAGCCCTAA